One genomic window of Parasteatoda tepidariorum isolate YZ-2023 chromosome 9, CAS_Ptep_4.0, whole genome shotgun sequence includes the following:
- the LOC139426441 gene encoding uncharacterized protein, translating to MQITVQYKKEDIRLSYPYATNCTDYLRLWHENNGSGPLNERACIEYCKLEKLKLEGECIDEYVWYAPHHEELCDMNEKTTTNEMIKDCGSKCQPACREQTYDVKYDEIEFSTRLVDCSGHLPAETAYRG from the exons ATGCAGATTACAGTTCAATATAag AAAGAAGACATCAGACTTTCTTATCCATACGCTACAAATTGCACCGATTATTTAAGACTTTGGCATGAAAACAATGGCTCGGGACCGTTAAACGAAAGG gcaTGTATCGAGTATTGCaaattggaaaaattgaaattggagGGAGAATGTATTGATGAGTATGTGTGGTATGCTCCTCATCATGAAGAACTTTGTGATATGA ATGAAAAAACTACAActaatgaaatgattaaagaCTGCGGCAGCAAATGCCAACCCGCATGTCG TGAGCAGACATACGATGTTAAATATGATGAAATAGAATTTAGTACACGTTTg GTTGATTGTAGTGGTCACTTACCAGCTGAAACCGCCTACAGAGGATAA